One window of the Podospora pseudocomata strain CBS 415.72m chromosome 7, whole genome shotgun sequence genome contains the following:
- a CDS encoding hypothetical protein (EggNog:ENOG503P4R6; COG:O): MADQVKHISSHQEFDNLLASNKYVIADFHADWCGPCKLINPHFSKMASTFSIPGFLAFAKVNVDHVQSVAQKYSVAAMPTFLFFKEGNQVAVNGQAMIQGANLPSLNLAVEKMGKLAKEKAAAAAAAE; the protein is encoded by the coding sequence ATGGCCGATCAAGTCAAGCACATTAGCTCGCACCAAGAGttcgacaacctcctcgcgTCGAACAAGTATGTCATCGCCGACTTCCACGCCGACTGGTGCGGCCCGTGCAAGCTCATCAATCCCCACTTTTCCAAGATGGCTTCTACCTTCTCGATCCCCGGctttcttgcctttgccaagGTCAACGTCGATCACGTACAGTCCGTCGCCCAGAAATACAGCGTCGCCGCCATGcccaccttcctcttcttcaaggAGGGCAACCAGGTTGCCGTCAACGGCCAAGCAATGATCCAGGGCGCCAACCTGCCGAGCTTGAATCTGGCTGTTGAGAAGATGGGGAAGCtcgccaaggagaaggctgccgccgccgccgctgccgagTAA
- a CDS encoding hypothetical protein (CAZy:AA8; COG:E; EggNog:ENOG503NXKF): MKTSLFAAAITALAAPVVFAQERDPTSEIYTDPSSNITFNTWSPTPFVTIGVALPPDALEADADEFVGLITCSDPAGWCGVSLGGGMVSNLLVLAYPSPSNPDEILTSLRWASDYGPPIEPYKGDAKLAQISSTLNATHYQVSFRCEKCLGEWRHGEEQQGGSFPSSGGFLLFGWCHALSAPFGEAECADKAEMSQHDSQGLFGATVTSFTLASSAEEYALWAGKATGGAVDGECVV; encoded by the exons ATGAAGACCTCACTTTTTGCTGCAGCGATTACAGCTCTCG CGGCACCGGTCGTGTTCGCCCAAGAGCGCGATCCTACCAGTGAAATCTACaccgacccctcctccaacattACGTTCAACACATGGTCGCCGACGCCCTTTGTGACGATTGGTGTGGCGTTACCCCCAGACGCATTGGAGGCTGATGCAGATGAGTTTGTTGGGCTGATC ACCTGCTCCGATCCCGCCGGATGGTGCGGCGTTTCTCTCGGAGGCGGCATGGTGTCCAACCTCCTTGTGTTGGCctacccctccccttctAACCCGGACGAGATCTTGACCTCGCTCCGTTGGGCGTCCGACTATGGTCCCCCCATCGAGCCATACAAAGGTGACGCCAAGCTCGCTCAAATATCGTCCACCTTGAACGCAACGCACTACCAGGTTTCGTTCCGTTGTGAAAAGTGCTTGGGAGAGTGGCGCCACGGAGAGGAGCAGCAAGGCGGCTCGTTTCCCAGCAGTGGTGGGTTCCTGCtgtttgggtggtgtcaTGCCTTGAGCGCGCCGTTCGGAGAGGCCGAGTGCGCAGACAAGGCCGAGATGAGCCAGCATGACAGCCAGGGTCTCTTCGGTGCTACTGTGACCAGCTTTACACTAGCTTCATCCGCGGAGGAATATGCTTTGTGGGCCGGGAAGGCGACTGGAGGGGCTGTGGACGGTGAGTGTGTGGTGTGA
- a CDS encoding hypothetical protein (EggNog:ENOG503P4MB; COG:S), protein MLTRLLTIGHMALIIFHLQFSACHPLTSGPRYEARGVTTSHRYPTRELAGITVIDTSLVRSAQAFALAHSSSTTYNHVMRSWLFGALMVRTTQLYNERLILRSKPCQPCCTILAGTKPHRPLSYPPTDASK, encoded by the exons ATGCTGACCCGGCTCCTGACCATCGGCCATATGGCCCTGATCATCTTCCATCTCCAATTTTCTGCCTGCCATCCCTTGACTTCTGGCCCGCGTTATGAGGCAAGAGGAgtcaccaccagccatcGCTATCCAACCCGCGAACTTGCGGGCATCACAGTGATTGACACCTCCCTCGTGCGCTCAGCCCAAGCCTTTGCTCTCGCACACAGCAGCTCAACAACCTACAACCACGTAATGCGCTCGTGGCTGTTCGGCGCCCTCATGGTAAGAACAACGCAACTCTACAACGAACGATTGATCTTGAGATCCAAGCCGTGTCAGCCTTGTTGCACGATCTTGGCTG GGACCAAACCCCATCGTCCCCTATCATATCCCCCGACAGACGCTTCGAAGTAG
- a CDS encoding hypothetical protein (COG:S; EggNog:ENOG503P1TX), with amino-acid sequence MTSPQDPHTKLYSHINGQTSDLLDRYAVSELCKGWPVYRDASEWQNYRDLFTAEGAYVWTTWSGPRTVDEFISISKAGKEKDVFIMHRECGTLVELGKDKTRAIGKMKATITHRFKFSPQHSNGTHAASNGSNGTTGTHPHDAAKAEGEYEFDVDCDCRFIFFVEKNASTNNEWKTRYVKLFYEKDKVVTVDGFTAPRFSKAELERIPKGYKYLGAAQARLGYEIDLDLPTASGELWDRMYGEMEKWLEGGKVDLFWEGKQ; translated from the exons ATGACGTCCCCCCAGGATCCACACACCAAGCTCTACTCGCACATCAACGGTCAGACCTCAGATCTTCTCGACCGTTACGCCGTCTCGGAGCTTTGCAAAGGCTGGCCGGTTTATCGTGACGCCTCAGAATGGCAAAACTACCGCGATCTCTTCACAGCGGAGGGCGCCTATGTCTGGACCA CTTGGTCTGGCCCACGCACGGTAGATGAgttcatctccatctccaaagccggcaaggagaaggacgTCTTTATCATGCATCGCGAGTGTGGTACCCTCGTTGAGCTTGGCAAAGACAAGACTCGGGCAATAGGCAAGATGAAGGCCACCATCACTCACCGCTTCAAGTTTTCCCCTCAACACAGCAACGGAACTCACGCTGCTTCCAACGGCTCCAACGGTACTACCGGCACTCATCCGCATGACGCTGCAAAAGCCGAGGGCGAGTACGAGTTTGACGTTGACTGCGACTGCCGCTTCATTTTTTTCGTCGAGAAGAACGCGTCGACCAACAACGAGTGGAAGACGCGGTATGTGAAGCTCTTTTATGAGAAGGACAAGGTTGTAACGGTAGACGGGTTCACGGCGCCGAGGTTCAGCAAGGCAGAGCTTGAGAGGATACCAAAGGGGTATAAATACTTGGGAGCTGCGCAGGCGAGGCTGGGATACGAAATCGACTTGGACTTGCCCACTGCGTCAGGGGAACTTTGGGACCGCATGTATGGCGAGATGGAGAAGTggctggaggggggaaaggtcGACTTGTTTTGGGAAGGGAAACAATAA